In a single window of the Roseiconus lacunae genome:
- a CDS encoding RNA polymerase sigma factor: MTSEIRTTSDSSGISLAVRLQRDSDAAWSDLVELYGPLVHVWGCRLGLDESSTEDLTQEVFRRVLQGIDKFDLRHKKVTFRGWLWRITLNIVIDQQRRPTIAPRGGSSAAAALHKVADPFSADDESEPPTSPGETASLIRRAMKQIQSQVEPTTWEAFERTTIGGESSIDVADELGLTPAAVRKAKSRTLQRLRKQLGDLW, from the coding sequence ATGACCAGCGAAATACGAACGACGAGCGATTCCAGCGGGATCAGTCTGGCGGTGCGGTTGCAGCGAGACTCCGATGCCGCTTGGTCGGACCTCGTCGAGCTTTATGGGCCACTGGTCCACGTTTGGGGATGTCGGCTGGGCCTGGACGAATCGTCCACCGAAGATCTGACGCAGGAGGTCTTTCGGCGAGTTCTCCAAGGGATCGACAAATTTGATCTCCGACACAAAAAAGTCACCTTCCGGGGATGGCTGTGGCGAATCACGCTGAACATTGTGATCGATCAGCAGCGGCGTCCAACGATCGCCCCACGTGGCGGAAGCTCCGCCGCCGCGGCCCTGCACAAGGTCGCGGACCCTTTTTCAGCAGACGATGAGTCCGAGCCGCCCACATCGCCCGGTGAAACGGCATCGCTCATCCGCCGAGCGATGAAACAAATCCAATCTCAAGTCGAGCCGACGACGTGGGAAGCATTCGAGCGAACGACCATTGGCGGTGAATCATCAATCGACGTCGCCGACGAACTCGGCCTCACCCCCGCCGCCGTTCGCAAGGCAAAGAGCCGAACCCTGCAGCGACTAAGGAAGCAACTCGGCGATCTTTGGTGA